In Halobacterium sp. R2-5, the following are encoded in one genomic region:
- the pyrH gene encoding UMP kinase, with protein sequence MRVVVSIGGSVLAPDLAHGRVEEHAAAIEELADAGCEIGAVVGGGGVARDYIGAARELGANEIELDDIGIDVTRLNARLLIAALDGMAAPSPAEDYEGAGEAMRRGDVAVMGGVVAGQTTDAVSAALAEYTDADLLLYATSVPGVFSADPNEDDDAEHFERMTAGELVDIIADIEMNAGSSAPVDLLAAKLIERSGVRTIVLDGTDPSRIVDAVLRGEHDGTDVIPEGTADQMTYWAGGDE encoded by the coding sequence ATGCGTGTCGTGGTTTCTATCGGCGGCAGTGTCCTCGCGCCCGACCTCGCCCACGGGCGGGTCGAGGAGCACGCCGCCGCCATCGAAGAACTCGCCGACGCCGGCTGCGAGATCGGAGCCGTCGTCGGCGGCGGGGGTGTCGCGCGGGACTACATCGGGGCTGCGCGGGAGCTCGGCGCGAACGAGATCGAGCTCGACGACATCGGCATCGACGTGACGCGGCTGAACGCCCGGCTGCTCATCGCGGCGCTCGACGGGATGGCCGCACCGAGCCCGGCGGAGGACTACGAGGGCGCGGGCGAGGCGATGCGCCGCGGCGACGTCGCCGTGATGGGCGGCGTGGTCGCCGGCCAGACGACGGACGCGGTCAGCGCCGCGCTCGCGGAGTACACGGACGCGGACCTGCTGCTGTACGCCACCAGCGTCCCGGGCGTGTTCTCCGCGGACCCGAACGAGGACGACGACGCCGAGCACTTCGAGCGGATGACCGCGGGCGAGCTCGTGGACATCATCGCGGACATCGAGATGAACGCGGGGTCGTCGGCGCCCGTCGACCTGCTCGCCGCGAAGCTCATCGAGCGCTCGGGCGTCCGCACCATCGTCCTCGACGGCACCGACCCCTCCCGCATCGTCGACGCCGTGCTGCGCGGCGAACACGACGGGACGGACGTCATCCCCGAGGGTACCGCCGACCAGATGACCTACTGGGCGGGCGGCGACGAGTAG
- a CDS encoding molybdopterin synthase: MQLHGIVGDGADAVADRLADRLGDRGRVGVVRAGETDAPERTTYVVGDGWTGAGSDRSTDDVLDELARDHDYALLVGFPDARVPQIAVGDASVDDPALRVDAENPDLDAAVDAVEAAEPFETLSSLVADLKRSPRADYSGAIATFTGRVRALEDEDDDWTESLTFEKYEGVAAERTAVIREELEARDGVLDVRLHHRVGRIDAGEDIVFVAVLAGHRGEAFEAVEDGIDRLKAEVPIFKKEVTVEDEFWKHEAE, from the coding sequence ATGCAACTGCACGGCATCGTCGGCGACGGCGCCGACGCCGTCGCGGACCGGCTCGCCGACCGCCTCGGCGACCGCGGCCGCGTCGGCGTCGTCCGGGCCGGCGAGACGGACGCCCCCGAGCGGACGACGTACGTCGTCGGCGACGGCTGGACGGGAGCGGGCAGCGACCGCTCGACGGACGACGTGCTCGACGAGCTCGCCCGGGACCACGACTACGCGCTGCTGGTCGGCTTTCCGGACGCCCGCGTCCCCCAGATTGCCGTCGGGGACGCATCCGTCGACGACCCCGCGCTCCGCGTCGACGCCGAGAACCCCGACCTCGACGCCGCCGTCGACGCCGTCGAGGCCGCGGAGCCGTTCGAGACGCTGTCCTCGCTGGTCGCCGACCTGAAGCGGTCGCCGCGGGCGGACTACTCGGGCGCCATCGCGACGTTCACGGGCCGCGTGCGAGCGCTCGAGGACGAGGACGACGACTGGACGGAGTCGCTCACGTTCGAGAAGTACGAGGGCGTCGCCGCCGAGCGCACCGCAGTCATCCGCGAGGAACTGGAAGCCCGCGACGGCGTTCTGGACGTCCGCCTCCACCACCGCGTCGGCCGCATCGACGCCGGCGAGGACATCGTCTTCGTCGCAGTGCTCGCCGGTCACCGCGGCGAGGCCTTCGAAGCCGTCGAGGACGGCATCGACCGGCTCAAGGCGGAAGTCCCGATCTTCAAGAAGGAGGTCACCGTCGAGGACGAGTTCTGGAAGCACGAGGCCGAGTAG
- a CDS encoding site-2 protease family protein has product MSAQPPDGAPSPDSFASVFDVYEVRREDGRILYFGDPGADRETLMQTVWPAFRERGYEVRLARRTGEVVLVAEPHDADDGGVPWTNIALFVATLASTLFVGANWYYVDPFSPAVVQALPFMLAVVGVLGVHELGHYAMSRYHDVDASLPYFIPFPSLFGTMGAVIRMRGRIPDREALFDIGVAGPLAGLVAAILVSAIGLALPPVTVPPELANSADAVEVQFAYPPLLQAIAAVLGEPLSYSDPSRSINPVVMGGWIGMFITFLNLIPVGQLDGGHVLRSLVGDQADRVAPLVPTALFALAGYQWFVSDAGNAAGIWVMWGLIATVITFAGNVDPVDDSPLDKRRVAVGVLAFVLGALCFMPVPIQIVG; this is encoded by the coding sequence ATGTCGGCCCAGCCGCCCGACGGCGCCCCGAGCCCGGACTCGTTCGCGTCCGTCTTCGACGTCTACGAGGTACGTCGCGAGGACGGCCGAATCCTCTACTTCGGCGACCCCGGCGCGGACCGCGAGACCCTCATGCAGACCGTCTGGCCGGCGTTCCGCGAGCGCGGCTACGAGGTCCGGCTCGCGCGCCGCACGGGCGAAGTCGTCCTCGTCGCGGAACCGCACGACGCCGACGACGGCGGCGTCCCGTGGACGAACATCGCGCTGTTCGTCGCGACGCTCGCGTCGACGCTGTTCGTCGGCGCGAACTGGTACTACGTCGACCCGTTCTCCCCGGCGGTCGTGCAGGCGCTCCCGTTCATGCTCGCGGTCGTCGGCGTGCTCGGCGTCCACGAGCTCGGCCACTACGCGATGAGCCGCTACCACGACGTCGACGCCTCCCTCCCGTACTTCATCCCGTTCCCGTCGCTGTTCGGCACGATGGGCGCGGTCATCCGGATGCGCGGCCGGATTCCCGACCGCGAGGCCCTGTTCGACATCGGCGTCGCCGGCCCGCTGGCCGGACTCGTCGCCGCAATCCTCGTCTCCGCGATCGGGCTCGCGCTGCCGCCCGTGACGGTGCCGCCGGAGCTCGCCAACTCCGCGGACGCCGTCGAAGTACAGTTCGCCTACCCCCCGCTGCTGCAGGCCATCGCCGCCGTGCTCGGCGAGCCGCTGTCGTACAGCGACCCGTCGCGGTCCATCAACCCGGTCGTGATGGGCGGCTGGATCGGGATGTTCATCACGTTCCTGAACCTCATCCCGGTCGGCCAGCTCGACGGCGGCCACGTCCTCCGGTCGCTGGTCGGCGACCAGGCCGACCGCGTCGCGCCGCTGGTGCCCACCGCGCTGTTCGCGCTCGCGGGCTACCAGTGGTTCGTCTCCGACGCCGGCAACGCCGCCGGCATCTGGGTGATGTGGGGGCTCATCGCGACGGTCATCACGTTCGCGGGTAACGTCGACCCCGTCGACGACTCGCCGCTGGACAAGCGCCGCGTCGCCGTCGGCGTGCTCGCGTTCGTGCTCGGCGCGCTCTGCTTCATGCCCGTCCCCATCCAGATCGTCGGCTAG
- the thiL gene encoding thiamine-phosphate kinase: protein MNERAALDVVGGLVDSAGDDAAVVGDTAFTIDMLHESTDFPAGTTKYTAGWRSVGASLSDVAAMGAAATAAVGVYGAPDFAEDDLRAYVEGALDVCEAVGAEYVGGDLDGHDEFTVATAAIGQADDPVYRDGAAPGDSVVVTGTLGRTAAAMRRFEAGDVEAANELFRFTPRVSSGRALAGHATAMMDSSDGLARSLHQLAEASGCGFAVDGDAVPVADELRGAVSDPLDTAVSYGEDFELVATVPAEVVEGVRAASDVPLSVIGEVTESGITLDGEPLADRGWTH, encoded by the coding sequence ATGAACGAACGGGCGGCGCTGGACGTGGTCGGCGGCCTCGTCGACAGCGCCGGCGACGACGCCGCGGTCGTCGGCGACACGGCGTTCACCATCGACATGCTCCACGAGTCGACGGACTTCCCGGCGGGCACGACCAAGTACACGGCGGGCTGGCGGTCCGTCGGCGCGTCCCTCTCGGACGTCGCCGCGATGGGCGCGGCGGCGACGGCGGCGGTCGGCGTCTACGGCGCCCCCGACTTTGCGGAGGACGACCTGCGCGCGTACGTCGAGGGCGCGCTCGACGTCTGCGAGGCGGTCGGCGCGGAGTACGTCGGCGGCGACCTGGACGGCCACGACGAGTTCACGGTTGCGACGGCCGCCATCGGCCAGGCCGACGACCCGGTCTACCGGGACGGTGCGGCGCCCGGGGACAGCGTCGTCGTGACCGGGACCCTCGGCCGGACCGCAGCCGCCATGCGGCGGTTCGAGGCAGGCGACGTCGAGGCGGCCAACGAGCTGTTCCGGTTCACGCCGCGCGTGAGCTCGGGCCGCGCGCTCGCCGGGCACGCCACCGCGATGATGGACTCCAGCGACGGGCTCGCGCGCTCGCTCCACCAGCTCGCGGAGGCCAGCGGCTGCGGGTTCGCGGTCGACGGCGACGCCGTTCCGGTCGCGGACGAGCTCCGGGGAGCCGTCTCGGACCCGCTGGACACAGCCGTTTCGTACGGCGAGGACTTCGAACTCGTTGCCACTGTCCCGGCGGAAGTGGTCGAGGGAGTTCGAGCGGCATCTGACGTCCCCCTATCCGTGATTGGGGAGGTCACCGAGTCGGGGATAACGCTGGACGGCGAGCCGCTGGCGGACCGCGGCTGGACCCACTAG
- a CDS encoding lysylphosphatidylglycerol synthase transmembrane domain-containing protein — protein MDADVTRSVGGFLAAALVLAVLVAAVGVDDVASTLSLLDPREAVVLAAAGACWLAAWGLCLYTVLSAIGVPVSRGTAVLLYAAAAFANNVTPFGQAGGEPFSAYLISRSTGADYERGLAAIASVDALNFVPSLTFASLGLAYYAASYTVFEGLWYVVAVVAALVVGVPAALYGAWRYRARLRAAAVRTLTPVLAALDRVVPGVSPPDGDQLRERVDDFFDALGRVATSRRRLVAAGAFSTAGWAVLCGTMWVTLYSLGYAAPAAVAFVVVPVATIASATPLPGGTGAVEFAIVAVLVPATAVTPGAAGAVALVFRAATYWLPTALGGVAAVALEHRASP, from the coding sequence ATGGACGCTGACGTCACTCGGAGCGTCGGCGGCTTCCTCGCGGCTGCGCTCGTACTCGCCGTGCTCGTCGCAGCCGTCGGCGTGGACGACGTCGCTAGCACCCTCTCCCTACTCGACCCGCGAGAGGCGGTCGTTCTCGCCGCCGCGGGCGCATGCTGGCTGGCCGCGTGGGGCTTGTGCCTGTACACCGTGCTCTCCGCGATCGGCGTTCCGGTCTCTCGCGGTACCGCTGTGCTCCTGTACGCGGCCGCCGCGTTCGCGAACAACGTCACGCCGTTCGGACAGGCCGGCGGCGAGCCGTTCAGCGCGTACCTCATCTCGCGGTCGACCGGCGCCGACTACGAGCGCGGCCTCGCCGCAATCGCGAGCGTCGACGCGCTCAACTTCGTGCCGTCGCTGACGTTCGCCTCGCTCGGGCTGGCGTACTACGCGGCCTCGTACACCGTCTTCGAGGGGCTCTGGTACGTCGTCGCCGTCGTCGCCGCGCTCGTTGTCGGCGTCCCGGCAGCGCTCTACGGCGCGTGGCGCTACCGCGCGCGGCTCCGGGCCGCCGCCGTCCGGACGCTGACACCCGTGCTCGCCGCGCTCGATCGCGTCGTACCGGGGGTCTCGCCGCCCGACGGCGACCAGCTCCGGGAGCGCGTAGACGACTTCTTCGACGCGCTCGGCCGCGTCGCCACCAGCCGCCGTCGCCTCGTCGCCGCTGGCGCGTTCTCCACCGCCGGCTGGGCGGTCCTCTGCGGGACGATGTGGGTGACACTGTACAGCCTCGGGTACGCTGCGCCGGCCGCTGTCGCGTTCGTCGTCGTCCCCGTCGCCACAATCGCGAGCGCCACGCCCCTGCCGGGCGGCACGGGCGCCGTCGAGTTCGCCATCGTCGCCGTGCTCGTCCCGGCGACGGCCGTCACACCGGGCGCCGCGGGCGCCGTCGCACTGGTGTTCCGTGCGGCCACGTACTGGCTACCGACGGCACTGGGCGGTGTCGCCGCCGTCGCGCTCGAACACCGAGCGAGTCCCTAA
- a CDS encoding 30S ribosomal protein S19e, producing the protein MATLYDAPVDELVDELASELEDRLDEPDWAQFAKTGVGRELPPEQEDFWARRAASILRKVAMEGPIGVKRLATAYGDTTDGSNRYRVSPPDSTSSSRNIVRTALQQLEDEDLVEQQHNRGRVVTAEGRSLLDDTAGEVIENLDRPELERYA; encoded by the coding sequence ATGGCAACCCTCTACGACGCTCCCGTGGACGAGCTCGTCGACGAGCTCGCGAGCGAGCTCGAAGATCGACTCGACGAACCGGACTGGGCGCAGTTCGCGAAGACCGGCGTTGGTCGTGAACTCCCGCCCGAACAGGAGGACTTCTGGGCGCGACGCGCCGCCAGCATCCTCCGGAAGGTCGCGATGGAAGGCCCCATCGGCGTCAAGCGCCTCGCGACCGCCTACGGCGACACCACCGACGGCTCCAACCGCTACCGTGTCTCTCCGCCGGACAGCACGTCCAGCTCCCGGAACATCGTCCGCACCGCGCTCCAGCAGCTCGAGGACGAGGACCTCGTCGAGCAGCAGCACAACCGCGGCCGTGTCGTCACCGCCGAGGGCCGCAGCCTCCTCGACGACACCGCGGGCGAGGTCATCGAGAACCTCGACCGGCCCGAGCTCGAACGCTACGCCTGA
- a CDS encoding DNA-binding protein, with amino-acid sequence MSGSPDDERLEELRQQKKEQLKQQQQQQQQGGGREAAQQAQREQAEQQKQALLRQHLTDGARKRLNTIKMSKPEFAEKAEQQILALAQSGRLQDQIDEEQMKELLRELKPDSQSFDISRR; translated from the coding sequence ATGAGTGGGAGCCCGGACGACGAACGACTCGAAGAGCTTCGCCAGCAGAAGAAAGAACAGCTCAAGCAGCAGCAACAGCAACAGCAGCAGGGCGGGGGCCGCGAGGCGGCCCAGCAGGCCCAGCGCGAGCAGGCCGAACAGCAGAAGCAGGCGCTGCTCCGCCAGCACCTCACGGACGGCGCGCGCAAGCGCCTGAACACCATCAAGATGAGCAAGCCGGAGTTCGCGGAGAAGGCCGAGCAGCAGATTCTCGCGCTCGCCCAGTCCGGCCGCCTCCAGGACCAGATCGACGAGGAGCAGATGAAGGAGCTGCTCCGCGAGCTCAAGCCCGACTCCCAGAGCTTCGACATCAGCCGCAGGTAG
- a CDS encoding alpha hydrolase, whose translation MRLGLLYSGGKDSTLAALLVERFYDVTLVTAHFGVTDEHEHAERAAESAGFEFRTLELDREVADEAAERMREDGYPRNGIQHVHEEALEAVAALDFDAVADGTRRDDRVPTVSRAQAQSLEDRHGVDYLSPLAGFGRGAVDRLVDAELDVEVGPSEEIPRADYEAELRAILREEHGEDAIREVFPDHDQTYVHGLRE comes from the coding sequence ATGCGGCTGGGGCTGCTCTACAGCGGGGGGAAAGACTCCACGCTCGCGGCGCTGCTCGTCGAGCGATTCTACGACGTCACGCTCGTCACTGCGCACTTCGGCGTCACGGACGAGCACGAGCACGCCGAGCGTGCGGCCGAGTCCGCGGGCTTCGAGTTCCGGACGCTCGAACTCGACCGCGAGGTCGCCGACGAGGCCGCCGAGCGGATGCGCGAGGACGGCTACCCACGTAACGGCATCCAGCACGTCCACGAGGAAGCGCTGGAGGCCGTCGCCGCGCTCGACTTCGACGCCGTCGCGGACGGCACGCGCCGCGACGACCGCGTGCCGACGGTTTCGCGGGCGCAGGCCCAGAGCCTCGAAGACCGCCACGGCGTCGACTACCTCTCCCCGCTCGCGGGGTTCGGCCGCGGCGCCGTCGACCGCCTCGTGGACGCCGAACTCGACGTCGAGGTCGGGCCCAGCGAGGAGATTCCGCGCGCCGACTACGAGGCCGAGCTGCGCGCGATTCTCCGCGAGGAGCACGGCGAGGACGCCATCCGCGAGGTGTTCCCGGACCACGACCAGACGTACGTCCACGGCCTCCGCGAGTAG
- a CDS encoding DMT family transporter, with translation MESGLVYALAAAGIWGVWLFALKRFFDGVHAAVLTLFVNCAAILWYLPVAAATGADGFPAFPPMDATGVGVFAATVVLGGAAFIVSVYALAVGDVSYVAPIAKIVPVFVVPIEVFALHEALEPTAVAGIAVATTAVYLANYEGGSLLAPLQRAVHARPAQLALASAMLYAGSDIGRRLVLGDYTFPTRLWVPTFLAGIALAVAPLALRRWPTGGVRPHLPKFVLAGAGVAVGEHVTALAFASASASVVSTLVNAQAIVAVLLGCVLLGEPGLRRRFAAACLAVAGVGLIAV, from the coding sequence ATGGAGTCGGGGCTCGTCTACGCGCTCGCCGCGGCCGGCATCTGGGGGGTGTGGCTGTTCGCGCTCAAGCGCTTCTTCGACGGCGTCCACGCCGCCGTCCTCACGCTGTTCGTGAACTGCGCGGCGATTCTGTGGTACCTCCCGGTCGCCGCCGCGACGGGTGCCGACGGCTTCCCGGCGTTCCCGCCGATGGACGCGACCGGCGTCGGCGTCTTCGCGGCAACCGTCGTCCTGGGCGGCGCGGCGTTCATCGTGTCCGTGTACGCGCTCGCCGTGGGCGACGTCTCCTACGTCGCGCCCATCGCGAAAATCGTGCCCGTGTTCGTCGTCCCCATCGAGGTGTTCGCGCTGCACGAGGCGCTCGAACCGACCGCCGTGGCCGGCATCGCCGTCGCCACCACCGCGGTCTACCTCGCGAACTACGAGGGCGGAAGCCTGCTCGCGCCGCTGCAACGCGCCGTCCACGCGCGGCCCGCCCAGCTCGCGCTGGCGTCCGCGATGCTGTACGCGGGCAGCGACATCGGCCGTCGGCTCGTCCTCGGGGACTACACGTTCCCGACGCGGCTCTGGGTGCCGACGTTCCTCGCGGGCATCGCGCTCGCTGTCGCGCCGCTCGCGCTGCGCCGCTGGCCGACGGGCGGCGTCCGCCCGCACCTCCCGAAGTTCGTCCTCGCGGGCGCGGGCGTCGCCGTCGGCGAGCACGTCACTGCGCTCGCGTTCGCCAGCGCCTCGGCCAGCGTCGTCTCCACGCTCGTCAACGCGCAGGCCATCGTCGCCGTCCTCCTGGGCTGCGTGCTGCTCGGCGAACCCGGGCTGCGTCGCCGGTTCGCCGCCGCGTGTCTCGCCGTCGCCGGCGTCGGCCTGATTGCGGTCTGA
- the hisS gene encoding histidine--tRNA ligase, with protein sequence MYDRLKGFRDFYPEEMGPRREAMDALEDAARGHGFREIGTPALEATQMYVDKSGEGIVDELYSFTDQGGRDVALTPELTPTVARMVVAKQQELSKPIKWYSTRAFWRYEEPQQGRFREFYQTNVDIFGSSDPRADAEVLAVAADGLTSLGLTGDDFEFRVSHRDILGGLLNAFDADVDTEAAIRVVDKREKIERAEYLDGLAEAGLSYDQAERFDDLLAGDDLDALTEFAGTDRVADAVENLRAVLDAAENLGVRQYCDISLTTARGLDYYTGVVFECFDATGDIGRSVFGGGRYDDLIEEFGGQPTPAVGVAPGHAPLNLLLERAGVRPEGDLSTDYYVLQVGDTEEEAARVAGDLRERGHVVESDVADRSFGAQMNYADSIGAETVVIVGEQDLANGEVTVKDMESGDQTTAPFEDFPGDRERPTLADFE encoded by the coding sequence ATGTACGACCGACTCAAGGGATTCCGGGACTTCTACCCCGAGGAGATGGGGCCGCGCCGCGAGGCGATGGACGCCTTAGAGGACGCGGCGCGCGGGCACGGCTTCCGGGAGATCGGGACGCCCGCGCTGGAGGCGACCCAGATGTACGTCGACAAGTCCGGCGAGGGGATCGTCGACGAGCTCTACTCCTTTACCGACCAGGGCGGCCGGGACGTCGCGCTCACGCCGGAGCTGACGCCGACGGTCGCGCGCATGGTCGTCGCGAAACAGCAGGAGCTCTCGAAGCCCATCAAGTGGTACTCGACGCGCGCGTTCTGGCGGTACGAGGAGCCCCAGCAGGGGCGCTTCCGGGAGTTCTACCAGACGAACGTCGACATCTTCGGGTCGAGCGACCCGCGCGCGGACGCCGAGGTGCTTGCCGTCGCCGCCGACGGTCTGACGAGCCTCGGGCTGACCGGCGACGACTTCGAGTTCCGCGTCTCCCACCGCGACATCCTCGGCGGCCTCCTGAACGCTTTCGACGCCGACGTGGACACCGAGGCGGCCATCCGCGTCGTGGACAAGCGCGAGAAGATCGAGCGCGCGGAGTACCTCGACGGCCTCGCGGAGGCCGGGCTCTCCTACGACCAGGCCGAGCGCTTCGACGACCTGCTCGCGGGCGACGACCTCGACGCGCTCACCGAGTTCGCTGGCACCGACCGGGTCGCCGACGCCGTGGAGAACCTCCGCGCGGTCCTCGACGCCGCCGAGAATCTGGGCGTCCGGCAGTACTGCGACATCTCCCTGACGACGGCACGGGGGCTCGACTACTACACGGGCGTCGTCTTCGAGTGCTTCGACGCCACCGGCGACATCGGGCGCTCGGTGTTCGGCGGTGGCCGCTACGACGACCTCATCGAGGAGTTCGGCGGCCAGCCGACGCCCGCGGTCGGCGTCGCGCCCGGCCACGCCCCACTGAACCTCCTGCTGGAGCGCGCTGGCGTCCGCCCCGAGGGCGACCTCTCGACGGACTACTACGTCCTCCAGGTCGGCGACACGGAGGAGGAGGCCGCCCGCGTCGCCGGCGACCTCCGCGAGCGCGGCCACGTCGTCGAGAGCGACGTCGCCGACCGGAGCTTCGGCGCGCAGATGAACTACGCCGACTCGATCGGCGCGGAGACGGTCGTCATCGTCGGCGAGCAGGACCTCGCGAACGGCGAGGTCACCGTCAAGGACATGGAGAGCGGCGACCAGACCACCGCGCCGTTCGAGGATTTCCCCGGCGACCGCGAGCGCCCCACCTTGGCCGACTTCGAGTAG
- the truA gene encoding tRNA pseudouridine(38-40) synthase TruA, with protein MPRRAFRVAYDGRPYYGFQRQPEVTTVEGELFGALRRLDVFEGEKPPGYAAAGRTDAGVSARAQTIALDAPEWLTPSALNGELPDLIHAWAHADAPSDFHATHDANWRAYRYFWHAPERSEGAERASGVSGSETPGGSEEQRSSGGAASHAEGVDDQRAAGALGRLLGERDFHNLTPDDENTVRELSGGVSRENDFLVVTLRASGFCRELVRRVVSLVQAVAAGADFERIDRVLGDERVDGPEGVPPAPAGPLVLHDVDYGLDFEREARAAAAVRETFRELREERRALARVAGHVADSV; from the coding sequence ATGCCCCGCCGTGCGTTCCGCGTCGCGTACGACGGCCGGCCGTACTACGGCTTCCAGCGCCAGCCCGAGGTCACCACCGTCGAGGGCGAGCTGTTCGGCGCGCTCCGCCGGCTCGACGTCTTCGAGGGCGAGAAACCGCCGGGCTACGCGGCCGCCGGCCGCACCGATGCGGGCGTGTCGGCGCGCGCGCAGACCATCGCGCTCGACGCCCCCGAGTGGCTGACGCCGTCCGCGCTGAACGGCGAACTCCCCGACCTGATTCACGCGTGGGCGCACGCCGACGCTCCCTCTGACTTCCACGCGACCCACGACGCGAACTGGCGGGCGTACCGGTACTTCTGGCACGCGCCCGAGCGCAGCGAGGGCGCGGAACGAGCGAGCGGCGTCTCCGGGAGTGAAACGCCCGGGGGCTCGGAAGAGCAGCGCTCTTCTGGCGGAGCCGCGAGCCACGCGGAAGGAGTGGACGACCAGCGAGCAGCCGGAGCGCTCGGCCGCCTGCTCGGCGAGCGCGACTTCCACAACCTCACGCCCGACGACGAGAACACGGTCCGCGAACTCTCGGGCGGCGTCTCTCGGGAGAACGACTTCCTCGTCGTGACGCTGCGCGCGAGCGGGTTCTGCCGGGAACTCGTGCGGCGCGTCGTCTCGCTCGTGCAGGCGGTCGCAGCGGGCGCGGACTTCGAGCGCATCGACCGCGTGCTCGGCGACGAGCGCGTCGACGGCCCGGAGGGCGTCCCGCCCGCGCCGGCGGGGCCGCTCGTGCTCCACGACGTGGACTACGGCCTCGACTTCGAGCGCGAGGCGCGCGCCGCGGCCGCCGTCCGGGAGACGTTCAGGGAACTGCGCGAGGAGCGACGCGCGCTCGCTCGCGTCGCCGGGCACGTCGCCGATTCAGTTTAA
- a CDS encoding M28 family metallopeptidase, translated as MTEDTRVDAALGRAWRDDVPWQVLTALTELDDRLAGHEGEARAAELAGRAFADAGARDATVETFDLPVWTRGDCALAVTDPVERDFPAFALPYSPAGDVADASLVDVGHGTEDDFQDADVEGAVVLASTDSPADGRLVHRMEKYGYAVGGGAAGFVFYNHKDGQLPPTGALRFGREGEIPAAGVSKETGAWLREYADRDGRVGFSVDASTDSGTGKNVHAVLGPDTDEEVLALAHHDAHDVAEGALDNGCGVATLVAAARVLADLDLDCKVRVATVGAEEVGLLGSAALADRVDSKSVRAVVNVDGAGRYRTLRAFTHGTDAFADVLDGVSERANRPIEVEPTLHPYSDHWPFLRRGVPAVQLHSVTPERGRGWGHTPADTRDKADSRNLREHGALAALLVRELTSRDVPRPEDGRLRETLAGAGMRPGMEAAGVWPADWD; from the coding sequence ATGACCGAGGACACGCGCGTCGACGCGGCGCTCGGCCGGGCGTGGCGCGACGACGTTCCGTGGCAGGTGTTGACCGCGCTGACGGAGCTCGACGACCGGCTCGCGGGCCACGAGGGCGAGGCGCGCGCCGCCGAACTCGCGGGCCGCGCGTTCGCGGACGCCGGCGCCCGCGACGCGACCGTCGAGACGTTCGACCTCCCGGTGTGGACGCGCGGGGACTGCGCGCTCGCGGTCACCGACCCCGTCGAGCGCGACTTCCCGGCGTTCGCGCTCCCGTACTCGCCCGCCGGCGACGTCGCGGACGCGTCGCTCGTCGACGTCGGGCACGGTACGGAGGACGACTTTCAGGATGCCGACGTGGAGGGCGCGGTCGTGCTCGCGTCCACGGACAGCCCGGCGGACGGGCGGCTCGTCCACCGCATGGAGAAGTACGGCTACGCCGTCGGCGGCGGCGCCGCGGGGTTCGTCTTCTACAACCACAAGGACGGCCAGCTCCCACCGACGGGCGCGCTCCGGTTCGGCCGCGAGGGCGAGATTCCCGCGGCTGGCGTCTCCAAGGAGACGGGCGCGTGGCTCCGCGAGTACGCCGACCGGGACGGCCGCGTCGGCTTCTCTGTCGACGCCAGCACGGATTCGGGAACGGGGAAGAACGTCCACGCCGTCCTCGGCCCGGACACCGACGAGGAAGTCCTCGCGCTCGCGCACCACGACGCCCACGACGTCGCGGAGGGCGCACTCGACAACGGCTGCGGTGTCGCGACGCTCGTCGCCGCCGCCCGCGTGCTCGCCGACCTCGACCTCGACTGCAAGGTCCGCGTCGCGACCGTCGGCGCCGAAGAGGTTGGGCTGCTCGGCTCCGCCGCGCTCGCCGACCGCGTCGATTCGAAATCGGTGCGCGCGGTCGTGAACGTCGACGGCGCGGGCCGCTACCGGACGCTGCGCGCGTTCACGCACGGCACGGACGCCTTCGCGGACGTGCTCGACGGCGTCAGCGAGCGCGCGAACCGCCCCATCGAAGTCGAGCCGACACTCCACCCGTACAGCGACCACTGGCCCTTCCTCCGGCGCGGCGTCCCCGCGGTCCAACTGCACAGCGTCACGCCCGAGCGCGGCCGCGGCTGGGGGCACACGCCCGCCGACACCCGGGACAAGGCCGACTCGCGGAACCTCCGGGAGCACGGCGCGCTCGCCGCGCTGCTCGTCCGGGAACTCACGAGCCGCGACGTTCCACGCCCCGAGGACGGCCGTCTGCGCGAGACGCTCGCCGGCGCCGGGATGCGCCCGGGCATGGAGGCCGCGGGCGTCTGGCCCGCCGACTGGGATTAA